One window from the genome of Sphaerotilus microaerophilus encodes:
- a CDS encoding GntR family transcriptional regulator — protein sequence MALSASSASSAPITPSSVTGVPVEGAGEAAPAFSPLYQQIKALIMRGLQGGEWKPGEAIPSELDLAARFRVSQGTVRKAIDELAAENLLVRRQGKGTFVATHSEEHVQYRFLRLQTEDGGPPPPMQRHFLDCRRTRAPADVVRALDLKPGDMAVQVRRTLSSQGRPVVLDDIWLPGHLFKGLTAERLSEYKGPLYGLFETEFGVRMIRAEEKIRAVAADAAVAELLGVAIGAPLLSVERLSRTYGDKPVEWRRGLYQTATHHYRNELS from the coding sequence ATGGCCCTGTCTGCGTCCAGCGCTTCGAGCGCGCCCATCACTCCCAGCTCCGTCACCGGTGTGCCGGTAGAGGGTGCGGGTGAGGCTGCACCGGCGTTCAGCCCGCTGTACCAGCAGATCAAGGCGCTGATCATGCGTGGCCTGCAGGGGGGGGAGTGGAAGCCGGGCGAGGCGATCCCCAGCGAGCTGGACCTGGCGGCGCGGTTCCGCGTCAGCCAGGGCACGGTGCGCAAGGCCATCGACGAGCTGGCCGCAGAAAACCTGCTGGTGCGCCGTCAGGGCAAGGGCACCTTCGTCGCCACACACAGTGAAGAGCACGTCCAGTACCGCTTCCTGCGGCTGCAGACCGAGGATGGCGGGCCGCCGCCGCCGATGCAGCGGCACTTCCTGGACTGCCGGCGCACACGCGCGCCGGCCGACGTGGTGCGCGCGCTGGACCTCAAGCCCGGAGACATGGCGGTGCAGGTGCGGCGCACGCTGTCCAGCCAGGGGCGGCCGGTGGTGCTGGACGACATCTGGTTGCCGGGTCATCTCTTCAAGGGCCTGACCGCCGAGCGGCTGAGCGAATACAAGGGGCCGCTGTATGGCCTCTTTGAGACTGAATTCGGGGTGCGGATGATCCGTGCGGAAGAAAAGATCCGCGCCGTCGCGGCCGACGCCGCGGTGGCCGAGCTGCTGGGCGTGGCGATCGGTGCGCCGCTGCTCAGCGTGGAGCGCCTGTCACGCACCTATGGTGACAAGCCAGTCGAGTGGCGGCGTGGCCTGTACCAGACCGCGACGCACCACTATCGCAACGAACTGAGCTGA